Below is a genomic region from Rhodococcus sp. WMMA185.
GGTGAAGGTGGACGATTGGCTTCCGCTGGAGACGGCTGTGCTCGTAGGCTGCGGCGTACCAGCCGGTTGGGGCACGGCGGTGTACGCGGGAGGTGTCCGTGTGGGCGACACCGTCGTCATCTACGGCATCGGGGGACTCGGAATCAACGCTGTGCAGGGTGCGGTAAGTTCCGGCGCCAAGTATGTAGTGGTCGTGGACCCAGTGGCGATGAAGCGGGAAACCGCGTTGAAGTTCGGTGCCACCCACGCCTTCGCCGACGCGGCCGAGGCCGCACAGAAGGTCCACGAGCTGACCTGGGGTCAGGGCGCCGATCAGGCCCTCATTCTGGTCGGGACCGTCGACGAAGAGGTGGTCCAGAACGCGACCGCCATCATCGGAAAGGGCGGCACGGTGGTCATCACCGGTCTCGCGGACCCCACCAAGCTGACGGTTCACGTCTCGGGTGCCGACCTCACCGAGAACCAGAAGACGATCAAGGGCTCACTGTTCGGCTCGGCCAACCCGCAGTACGACATCGTCCGATTGCTGCGCCTCTACGATGCCGGACAACTCGAACTCGACGAGTTGATCACCACCAAGTACACGCTCGAGCAGGTGAACGAGGGTTACCAAGATCTGATGGACGGCAAGAACATTCGTGGTGTGATTGTCTACTGACCACTCACTTTCGCCGCGTGCCACACGTCCGCGATCAGATCGTAGGACCGCAGCCAGGATTCGCTGTCTTCGGTATAGGAGGCGATGATCAGTTCGTCTGCCTGTGCGTGTTCGGCGAACTCTTCGAGGTAGGCCTTCACCTCGTACGGAGTCCCGGCCGCCGAGTACCGCCACCTCTGCTTCATCTGCTGACCGGCTGGGGACGACATGATCAGGTCGACCTCCTCGGGGCTGAATGTTTGCCCGTGCCCGACCAACTGCACTACTCGCCGCCGAACTGCCGACTCGAACTGCCGGTGTGCTTCGGCGGTGGTGTCCGAAGCGATGGCGTTGACACCGGCAATCACGTACGGCTCGGACAGCTGCTCGGATGGCTCGAAACGCTCCCGGTAGAGCGTGACGGCGTCGACCAGCGCGTCCGGTGAGAAGTGGGATGCGTAGGCATAGGGGAGTCCGAGTTTGGCGGCTAGCTGTGCACCGAACAGTGAGGACCCGAGAATATATAGCGGGACGTTCGTGCCCTTGCCGGGAATGGCTTCGACGCCGGGCACACGCGACTTTCCCGCGAGGTATGCCTGAAGTTCCAGAACGTCCTGTGGGAACCGATCGGCCGAGGCAGGGTCGCGACGCAGGGCGTACATGGTCTTCTGATCGGTTCCGGGTGCCCGTCCGAGTCCGAGGTCGATCCGACCGGGATGCAGGGTTTCGAGTGTGCCGAACTGCTCGGCAATCGTCAGCGGCGCGTGGTTGGGCAGCATGATTCCGCCGGAACCGAGTCGGATGCTCTGGGTGTGTGCCGCGACGTGGGCGATGAGGACGCTCGTCGCCGACGAGCCGATTGATGCCATGTTGTGGTGTTCGGCGTACCAGATTCGGCGGTAGTCACGGGACTCCGCGAGTTGCGCCAGCGCAACGCTGGCATCGAAGCTGTTTCGTGCCGCGCCGCCTTCGGGGATGTAGGCCAGATCCAGAATCGACAGCACTGTACTCACGGACATCATTCCCTTTCGTCACCGAGCAGACGCGACTCATCAGAGGCTCACGCGTCACCCCGCATTACAACCGGCGCGCGACTACCGGTATTCCGGGACGCGCAAGCGGTCACATATCGACTAGGGGCCGAAACGATCGGCCCGCCAGTTCGACGATGCCGGGCTCGTGGCCGTTGCACGAGAGGTTGAGGATGATGCCGTCGACGCCCTTGTCCACAACGCGGGTCTGCAGTTGTTCGGCGACCTCGTCGGGGTCGCCGCAGAACATTCGAGCGGTGGCCGCGGCGCGTTCGGTGTCCGAGGCCGTGGACAGGTCGACACCGAGGCTGAGCAGGAAGTCGTGCTGGAGCTTCCGGGCGCGATCGCCGTTCTCGTCGATGATGACGAACGCCAGGTAACTCGTCTCCAGGGTCGAGCGGTCGCGGCCGATCTCTTCGCACCGTTTCTCGAGGGCGTCGAGTTTGCGTGGCAGCTCGCTCTGGCCGCAGGTGATGTTGAGGTGGTCGGCGAAGCGGGCGGCGAGGGCGAAGGTCTTCTTCTCGCCGGCTCCGCCGAGCATGATCGGCAGGTCGTCGCGGATTCGTGGTTCGTTGATCGCGGTTTCGACGTGGTACCACTTGCCGTCCACAGTGGGTCGTTCGCCGTGGAGCATCGGCGCGATGATCTGCAGGGCCTCGTCGAGGCGTTCGAATCGGTCGGTGACCGTGCCGAACTCGTAGCCGTACTGCACGTGCTCGAGTTCGAACCAGCCCGCGCCGATGCCCAGGACGGCCCGTCCGCCGCTCGCGACGTCGAGGGTGGACACGCACTTCGCGAGCATGGCTGGGTTGCGAAAGGTGTTACTGGTGACCAGCGCGCCCAGCTGGATCGTCTCGGTGGCCGTGGCTAGCGCACCGAGCGCGGTGTAGGCCTCGAACCTCGGTTCCTCGGGTACACCGAATGTCGGCGTTTGATAGAAGTGATCCGCCACGAACGCGGCATCGAAGCCCGCAGACTCGGCTTCTCGGGCTTGGGCGGCGATGGTGGGAAGAAGGTCGGCAGCGGGGATGTGGTAGTTGATATTGGGTATCTGGTAGCCGAGGCGAATGGTCATGTCACCGACCGGTCCGTTGTCGGAATTGTGCGAATCGCATCTGCCGCGCGCGGGTTCGACCGTACGTCATGCGCTGACCAGCGGGTGCAGCGTGCGGCCGGTCAGTTCGACAACTCCAGGCTCGTGGCCGTTGGCGACGAGGTTGAGGATGATGCCGTCGATGCCCCTGTCCAGGATGCGTGTCTGGACCTGTTCGGCCACCTCGTCAGGGGCACCGCAGAACATCCGGTCGGTGGCGGCGGCGCGCTCGGCATCCGAGACTTTGGACAGGTCGACACCCTGTCGGAGCAGGAGGTCGTGCTGGAGCTGGCGGGCACGATCGCCGTTCTCGTCGATGATGACGAAGGTCAGGTAACTGGTTTCCAGCGTGGACCGGTCGCGGCCGATCTCCTCGCACCGCTTCTCGAGGGCCTCGAGCTTGCGTGGCAATTCGCTCGCATTGCAGATGATGTTGAGGTGGTCGGCGAAGCGGGCGGCGAGGGCGAAGGTCTTCTTCTCACCGGAACCGCCGAGCATGATCGGCAGATCGTTGCGGATTCGTGGTTCGTTGATCGCGTTCTCGACGTGGTACCACTTGCCGTCGAAAGTCGGACGCTCGCCGCGGAGCATCGGCGCGATGATCTGCAGGGCCTCGTCGAGGCGTTCGAATCGGTCGGTGAACGTGCCGAACTCGTAGCCGTACTGCTTGTGCTCGAGTTCGTACCAACCCGCGCCGATACCGAGGATGGCGCGGCCCCCGCTGGCGACGTCGAGGGTGGACACGCACTTCGCGAGCATCGGCGGGTTGCGGTAGGTGTTCCCGGTGACCAGCGCGGACAGTTGGATCTTCTCCGTGGCCGTGGCCAGTGCACCGAGAGCGGTGTAGGCCTCGAGCATCGGTTCGTCGGGCGCACCGATACCGGGCAGCTGATAGAAGTGATCCATTACGAAGGCGGTGTCGAAACCCGCGGACTCGGCTTCTCGGGCCTGGGCGATGACGGTCGGGAACAGGTCCGCAACGGGGGTGGAGTAACTGAAGTTCGGCATCTGATAACCAAGTCGAATAGTCACGTATTCAACCGTACTCGTCTTCGGGCATACGCGAATCGCATCTGTCGTGTGTGGGTTGTTACCCGCAGACCAGCGGGCGCACCGTTCTGCCGGCCAACTCCACGACGCCGGGTTCGTGGCCGTTAGCGACGAGGTTGACGACGATGCCGTCGACGCCCTTGTCGAGAACGCGGGTCTGCAGTTGTTCGGCGACTTCGTCGGGGTCGCCGCAGAACATTCGGTCGGTGACTGTCGCGCGCTCGGTGTCCGAAACGGTGGACAGGTCGACGCCTCGGCCGAGCAGGAAGTCGCGCTGGAGTTTCCGGGCGCGGTCGCCGTTCTCGTCGATGAAGAGGTACGCCAGGTAGCTGACTTCGAGTGTGGATCGGTCGCGGCCGATCTCCGCACACCGCGCGTCGACGGCGTCGAGCTTGCGGGGCAACAAGCCCCCTCTGCAATGAATGTTGAGGTGGTCGGCGAATCGGGCGGCGAGGGCGAAGGTCTTCTTCTCGCCGGAACCGCCGAGCATGATCGGCAGGTCATCGCGGATTCGCGGTTCGTTGATCGCGGTTTCGACGTGGTACCACTTGCCGTCGAATGTCGGACGCTCGCCGCGGAGCATGGGCGTGATGATCTGGAGGGCTTCGTCGAGGCGTTCGAATCGGTCGGTGAGCGTGCCGAACTCGTAGCCGTACTGTTGGTGTTCGAGTTCGTACCAGCCCGCACCGATGCCGAGGACGGCGCGCCCCCCGCTGGCCACGTCGAGTGTGGACACGCACTTCGCCAGCATCGGCGGGTTGCGGTAGGTATTGCCGGAGACCAGCGCGCCCAACTGGATCTTCTCGGTGGCCGTGGCCAGAGCGCCGAGCGCGGTGTAGGCCTCTACTACCGGTTCGTCTATTTCACCGACATTGGACGCTTGATAGAAGTGGTCAATGATGAACGCGGCATCGAAGCCTGCGGACTCGGCTTCCCGGACCTGCGCGATGACAGTCGGGAACAAGTCCGCGACGGGGGCCGAGTAACTGAGGTTCGGCATCTGGTAGCCGAGTCGAATACTCACTGGACCGACCGTACTCAGATCGGCCGTAGTCGGGCTTGGTGCACGTCGTGGCGGTCGCGCGGGTTCACCGGTGGGTTATCCGTGGACCAGCGGGCTCAATGTTCGGCCGGCCAGTTCGACAATGCCGGGCTCGTGGCCGTTGACGACGAGGTTGAGGATGATGCCGTCGACGCCCTTGTCGAGAAATCGGGTCTGCAGTTGTTCGGCGACTTCGTCGGGGTCGCCGCAGATCATCTCGTCGGTGGCTGCGGGGCGCTTGGCGTCCGAGGTCGTGGACAGGTCGACGCCCCGGCTGAGCAGGAAATCGTGCTGGAGCCTTCGGGCACGGTCGCCGCTCTCGTCGATGATGACGAACGCCTGGAAGCTGGTTTCCAGGGTCGAGCGGTCGCGGCCGATCTCTTCGCACCTTTTCTCGAGGGCGTCGAGTTTGCGTGGCAGTTCGCTTTGGCTGCAGGTGATGTTGAGGTGGTCGGCGAAGCGGGCAGCGAGGGCGAAGGTTTTCTTTTCTCCGCCACCGCCGAGCATGATCGGCAGATCGTCGCGGATTCGTGGTTCGTTGATCGCGTTCTCGACGTGGTACCACTTGCCGTCGAGGGTGGGCCTGTCGCCGCGGAGCATGGGCGTGATGATCTGGAGGGCTTCGTCGAGGCGTTCGAATCGGTCGGTGAGCGTGCCGAACTCGTAGCCGTATTGCGAGTGCTCGGGTTCGAACCAGCCCGCGCCGATGCCCAGGACAGCACGACCGCCGCTGGCCACATCCAACGTGCTCACCGCTTTGGCCAGCATCGGCGGGTTGCGGAAGGTGTTGCTGGTGACCAGCGCTCCCAACTGGATCTTCTTCGTGG
It encodes:
- a CDS encoding NDMA-dependent alcohol dehydrogenase, with product MKTKAAVLFEAHKPFEIIELDLDGPGPGEVLIKYAAAGLCHSDFHLIDGALVPRFPIVGGHEGSGIIEEVGLGVTKVKPGDHVVCSYIPNCGTCRYCSTGRQNLCDLGAMIPEGSMPDGSFRFHAGKEDFGGMCMLGTFSERATISQHSVVKVDDWLPLETAVLVGCGVPAGWGTAVYAGGVRVGDTVVIYGIGGLGINAVQGAVSSGAKYVVVVDPVAMKRETALKFGATHAFADAAEAAQKVHELTWGQGADQALILVGTVDEEVVQNATAIIGKGGTVVITGLADPTKLTVHVSGADLTENQKTIKGSLFGSANPQYDIVRLLRLYDAGQLELDELITTKYTLEQVNEGYQDLMDGKNIRGVIVY
- a CDS encoding LLM class flavin-dependent oxidoreductase, whose translation is MSTVLSILDLAYIPEGGAARNSFDASVALAQLAESRDYRRIWYAEHHNMASIGSSATSVLIAHVAAHTQSIRLGSGGIMLPNHAPLTIAEQFGTLETLHPGRIDLGLGRAPGTDQKTMYALRRDPASADRFPQDVLELQAYLAGKSRVPGVEAIPGKGTNVPLYILGSSLFGAQLAAKLGLPYAYASHFSPDALVDAVTLYRERFEPSEQLSEPYVIAGVNAIASDTTAEAHRQFESAVRRRVVQLVGHGQTFSPEEVDLIMSSPAGQQMKQRWRYSAAGTPYEVKAYLEEFAEHAQADELIIASYTEDSESWLRSYDLIADVWHAAKVSGQ
- a CDS encoding LLM class F420-dependent oxidoreductase gives rise to the protein MTIRLGYQIPNINYHIPAADLLPTIAAQAREAESAGFDAAFVADHFYQTPTFGVPEEPRFEAYTALGALATATETIQLGALVTSNTFRNPAMLAKCVSTLDVASGGRAVLGIGAGWFELEHVQYGYEFGTVTDRFERLDEALQIIAPMLHGERPTVDGKWYHVETAINEPRIRDDLPIMLGGAGEKKTFALAARFADHLNITCGQSELPRKLDALEKRCEEIGRDRSTLETSYLAFVIIDENGDRARKLQHDFLLSLGVDLSTASDTERAAATARMFCGDPDEVAEQLQTRVVDKGVDGIILNLSCNGHEPGIVELAGRSFRPLVDM
- a CDS encoding LLM class F420-dependent oxidoreductase — its product is MTIRLGYQMPNFSYSTPVADLFPTVIAQAREAESAGFDTAFVMDHFYQLPGIGAPDEPMLEAYTALGALATATEKIQLSALVTGNTYRNPPMLAKCVSTLDVASGGRAILGIGAGWYELEHKQYGYEFGTFTDRFERLDEALQIIAPMLRGERPTFDGKWYHVENAINEPRIRNDLPIMLGGSGEKKTFALAARFADHLNIICNASELPRKLEALEKRCEEIGRDRSTLETSYLTFVIIDENGDRARQLQHDLLLRQGVDLSKVSDAERAAATDRMFCGAPDEVAEQVQTRILDRGIDGIILNLVANGHEPGVVELTGRTLHPLVSA
- a CDS encoding LLM class F420-dependent oxidoreductase gives rise to the protein MSIRLGYQMPNLSYSAPVADLFPTVIAQVREAESAGFDAAFIIDHFYQASNVGEIDEPVVEAYTALGALATATEKIQLGALVSGNTYRNPPMLAKCVSTLDVASGGRAVLGIGAGWYELEHQQYGYEFGTLTDRFERLDEALQIITPMLRGERPTFDGKWYHVETAINEPRIRDDLPIMLGGSGEKKTFALAARFADHLNIHCRGGLLPRKLDAVDARCAEIGRDRSTLEVSYLAYLFIDENGDRARKLQRDFLLGRGVDLSTVSDTERATVTDRMFCGDPDEVAEQLQTRVLDKGVDGIVVNLVANGHEPGVVELAGRTVRPLVCG
- a CDS encoding LLM class F420-dependent oxidoreductase — its product is MTVRLGYQMTKFSYSTPIGELFPTVIAQAREAESAGFDAAFIMDHFLQAPVLGALDEPMPEAYTTLGALATATKKIQLGALVTSNTFRNPPMLAKAVSTLDVASGGRAVLGIGAGWFEPEHSQYGYEFGTLTDRFERLDEALQIITPMLRGDRPTLDGKWYHVENAINEPRIRDDLPIMLGGGGEKKTFALAARFADHLNITCSQSELPRKLDALEKRCEEIGRDRSTLETSFQAFVIIDESGDRARRLQHDFLLSRGVDLSTTSDAKRPAATDEMICGDPDEVAEQLQTRFLDKGVDGIILNLVVNGHEPGIVELAGRTLSPLVHG